A segment of the Triticum urartu cultivar G1812 chromosome 1, Tu2.1, whole genome shotgun sequence genome:
CCTTCCCGTACCCGTTCCCGCCTTACCCGATGGGTACAATTTTTTCCCATTTAGAAACCCATAGGTATTTTTATTTTTCATACCCTTACCCCAATAGGGTTTTTACCCGCCGGGTTCACGGATAGCAGGTACCCATTGCCATGTTGAAGCACATTCTAGGACCCACATTGTAGGATCACAAGCGGCTTGACATCAGATGCCCGACAAAGTGTCCAAACTAGAAAGGTGCTAATTGTCCCCTACACCCATGCGTTCGTTTTAAACATCCAATCTAAGCCTCTCATTTTTTTGCGGGAGTTCCAATCTAAGCCTCTCATTTTTTTTGCGGGAGTTCCAATCTAAGCCTCTGAGGCCAAGCTAACTGTACCCTACGAATCGATAAAAGTTTTGAATTTGTTGAGTTAGACCGAGGCACTTCATCTTGTTGGATCCTATTTAGCGCTTAAGGCGCCGGTTTTAGGCCATTTCGGGGGGGTTTTCACTGGTTCAAATTTCACACAGTTTTCCTGTGCgctttttctttctgtttttttttgtttgtatttttcttttttttcttttgcatttttttattttaccattttttaattttcaggaaatttcatttgaatttgtGAAAGAACATTAAATTTGAAAACAAAATCCAAATCCGCAAACTTTTTTCCAAATTTACAAACATTTTTCAAACTCGCAAAGTTTTAAAAAATCAGGAATAATGTTTAAATTCACAAAAAAACTGTCAAACTCATGAACATTTCTAAAATTCATGAtattttaaaaattcaaattcaaattttcaaatttgaaacATTTGTTTTACAAACTCGTGAACTTTTTGCAAATTtatgaactttttaaaattcGAAATCATGAACAATTTCAAATACTTTAACTTTGTTGAACTCttgaattattttaaaaaaatcaaattaGTTTTTAACACGTTATTTTTAAAAATTCATAAactttcaaaattttgaatcagTGACAATTTCCAAAATTGTTAACATTTTCCAAATTGATGATATTTTTCAAATTTGTCATTTTTTTCCAAACTATCAAATGGGCCTGTGTGTTGCGACGGGGGAAAACAACGGTCACCGTGCAAACCCGAGACAATTTTTAGTCCTACTCGACTTCATATGTTTAAGCTAACCTTATTTTGAACCTGGTGGATCATATATTTATGTAAGATAGTTCCTTTACAAGTAAAAAAAAAGAAACCAACAGTCAAATATTGGGTTGTTATATGTTTCTCAAACGACAATATATACGATGTTTGCTGCTTCTCTCCATAGTACCATTTTTTAGGCTCCACAAACTATTAATAATTATGTTAGCCAATAAATCATGGGAAGTAGATGCAGCATAGCATAACATACCACATGATTTTGTAAACACACCACTGAATATATCGAGTAGGGCTACTTAATAAAAAAATCTCCAAATACGTACATGTTTATTATGACCACTCTGATGCTATTTCCTATAGTCTTCGAATGATTTTAAAAAAGTATTCCTTGATGTCAGAGATGAATAATTTAAACATATAgtattttttccaaaaattaaATTATTATTGCAATTTGACACAAAGTAAGGAAATGGCACATATGTTTGCCCTAAAAAATGAGAACATGTTCATATAGTTGATACAACCACAACTTGAAGGCTGCAGAGCGAGGCGGCAAAACCTGTAAGATGCAGCCATGTGAAGCACGATAGAACTGGAGAAGTGCAGCGCTGGACGCAGCGGCATCTGCACGCAGGCCATCGACGGCGTGCCCCCCTTCGCGACTTGTATCAGGACAGTATAGGATGCTTTATTTAGGAAGATGGTCAATCGGTCATGCACAGGACTAACAATTGATGTTGTGATATCGATCATGCTTCCAAGCATGAAGAagaaaactactccctccgtcgtAAATATAAATTTCTTTAAAGATTTCAGTGCGGACTACATAGgaaacaaaatgagtgaatctacactttaaaatagTCTGTATACATCCGTATGTAATCCATATTAAAATCTggagaaaagtatacttttcgtcTTTTAACTTTTGGCAGAGTTTAAATTTGGTCCTTGAATTTCAAAACCACACAACTTGCATCCTGAACTTTTCAAACCGGACAAATTTCGTCCCTCATCCCAGCCAAAGCGGTATTCATGTTAAGTCAACATGGTTTTGACCAAGTGCAGTCCAGTTGGCAATTTCTCTCTCTCCTACTCAGATCATCTTCCTACCTAAGGCTAGCATTTCGTCGACCAGTTGGTGTGCGCTGCTCGTTCGTGCTGCCGCCTGCGCTCCTGGGCCACTAGCTGCTTTGCAACCGCATCCTGCTACCCCGTTTGCTCCTAGGCCTCTGCTATCACCGTCGATTCCTGCCAAAGGATGCCCAGATGAACCGAGCATCGCCAAGTGAGTGCATCTCTGCTCCGGCAGGTCACCGCCATGCGCCCTGTGTCCAGCGACGAAGACCCGCTGGAGATGTCTTCGGCCGAGCCCCTCCCGCGGACAGCGTGCGCCGGCCGTGGGCTCCCGCGCGACCTCGGCACCACCTCTACACCAACCACACAGGTGCCTTCCCGTGGTGCCCCGCACTCGCCATGGATGCGTTTGGGCAGTCCGGCTTGGGGGGCGACGCATACCTCCTGCTTCTTCTCAATGCTTAACCTTGAAGCTCCGATGACAGCAACAGCGGGGCACTCTATAACAACGCGCCCCTCTGCTGGGCAGCCCGCTGTCCGCACTCGTCCACAGACTGAGCTCCATCATCGGTGCCACTCTCCTGGTCATCGTGACCGACGGTGGCGGCTGGAGAAGGAGCTACGGTCTGCGGTCCAGCGGCTTCGTTGCTGCTGCGCTTGGCTTCTTGTGGCTGTCGGCGTGCTCTGGACAGGGTGGCGAGAgcgagaggagaggagaggaagcGAGACCGAGGTGAGGGCATGAGCTCGGCGTCAGCGCCACGGGTAGCGCAGCAGGGAACACGCGCTGGAGCGGCCTTGCGGACGTCGCCAAGGACCAGAGCCACCTCGGCGGAGGCCTCCATGCCCACGTCCTTCTCTTGCTACTGAACGCGCGCCAACAGTTCAGCGAAATGCCTACCTAAGATGGAATGAGAAGGAAGAAGAAAGTTCGCTAGTGAATGCTACGTGGACACAGACCCGGTCAAAACCACAACCACGTCATTGTGAAACCGCTTCCAGGTACAAGAGTTAAAGGAtgaaaagtatacttttctctAAAATCTGTAAAAAGACtcatatttagaaacggaggcaGTAGAACTCACAATTTTGTACACAAGAGACGAGCGAGAAACGTTCTCACACAAGAGTAAAAATCGCTATACAACAGTCCGGCAAGCTATGTCAATCACAGAGGCAGGGGGTGTGCATGCAACACCTACAAAGAGCAGACAAACCAGGGGAAACTTTTCACCGAGGATATAGCTGACCTACACCCTCGACAGACCAACCAGGGCTTCCACAAAACTAGTAGTACGAGGCAGCAGAAACGGGAGTAAGAACGACACTGACAAAAACAAGTTACAACACTGCGTTTCCAAGCTGCCTAGAGCTGAACGCAACAGGCATTGTGATTGACAACGATCAAAAACCCTAGGACGTGCGAGCCATAGCCAACTAGCCCTACTGGAACCTGGACGGCGTAGTGGCAGCGGTGCTGCTGTTGCCATCGTAGCAGCTGCTATGGCCTGATTCTGTCACCGGCTTCCTTGATTTCTCCAGGGGACTGCCTTGGCACGGCCGCAGAGTCCGACGGTCCTGCGAGCAGAGACGGTCAAAGAATTGTGATTTTGAGGGAGGATAAATATAATTTCAGAGTTACCAAGTCCTGGTTTCTGAAACTTTGGATGAGATGCAGAATGACGGTACGATAGCAGAAACATATATACTtcctccgtctcataatataaaGAGCATTAAACGTTTTTATATTATGGGATAGAGGGAGTACTACATTACATATGTCATACTATGTGTTCAGTGTGCTTATGCTGAAGCTGCCAAAACAGCATCGGATCAAGCCACCAAAGACTAGTTCAGGGGGGCAGTATAATTTCAATCTGATAAAAATAACCATGGCGACATGGTGATCTCGAGGTCATAAAGAGTTCTTTTTCGAGATGACAGACAGAGTAATCAACATCCCCAACGGCAGTTCAGAGAGCACAGTCAGGTAGTAACATGGTGATGACTTAACTAATCTCGAGGAATCTGCAATGAAGGCTTGGTCCAAGGTCAGACACTCAACTAGTAATCAGAGCCAGCACCCTGCTATTCTAACCCCCGATGCACCTGCCCTGTCCGTTTCTCCGGACTCCTCAGATGCAGAGGTGTCCACTTTAAAAATCATCAGGCATTTACACACCGATCGGTATAAACTGGCACACATTTTTTACGACGACAGCCCGGCAATCGCGTGGATTCGGGCATAAGACGTGGAATTGACTTGGTTTTCCAGAAAATTTACGTTGGTACGAGCAAACGAGCGATGAGATTGACTTGATGATAAAGAGGTAGAAGAAGCGGGGAGGCTCACCTCTCGGTAGGGGAAGTCGTCGACCTCGAGCATGTGGATGGCGTGCCCCATCTTGGGCCGCTTCTGCGAGTCGGGATCCACGCACCTCAGCGCCACCAggagcgccttcttcagggccttGGACGACGGCTTCTCCGGCAGCTTCGGGTCCAGGACGGCCTCGTAGTCCCTGTTGCTCACCATCTTCTTCAGCCACTCCACCAGATTCACCTGAAGAGTGAAGAGAGATGCACCCACAGGACACAAGCCATGGTTGAGCTGATTCTGCATTCTGCATGACAGACCAAAACAGACACATTCCGAGCTAGCCTGCCTACCTCCGTGGGAGGCCTGGCGTAGTCGACCGGGCATCGGCcggagatgatctccatgatGAGCACCCCGAAGCTGTACACGTCGCTCCTCTCGTTCAGCATGCCGGTGCTCGCGTACTCCGGCGCCACGTAGCTGCCAAAAAGAGCAGAGGAGCACAATTCAAATTCAGACACAACTCACATTTTTGGCAATGTATTACACCGATGGATGCATTTAAGGTGCcaaaaatgaaggaaatatgGAGGTACTACCCAAATGTTCCCATGACCCTGGTAGTGACGTAGTTGCTGTCGGAGCCAAGGAGCTTGGCGAGGCCGAAGTCGGAGACCTTGGAGCTCCACCGCTTGTCCAGCAGTATGTTGCTCGACTTGATGTCCCTGTGCACCACCTTGGGCTCCAGCCCCTCGTGCAGGTACGTGATCCTGAAACCAAACCAGATCAAGATCGCCATTAACCGACCGATCAACGCCGCCGGACCCGGCCGATCAAAGACGGCGATGATAGATGAGTTCACCCACCCTTTGGCCGTGCCCAGCACGATGTCCATCCGGGCGTCCCAGGAGAGCGGGCTGACGGGCCCGACGTCGCCGTGGAGCCACTGCTCCAGGTTGCCATTGTCGACGTACTCGTACACCAGGATCCTGAGGCCACAAGCAAGTGGCGAGTGTCAAGTGTCAAGTGCTGCGTGGTAGGTGAGATTGAGAGGAGCACGTAGCTAGGCACAAAGACGGTGTCGATCCATCATCAACCGATGCGTACCGGTGCGCTCCCTCGACGCAGTAGCCCAGCAGCCGGACGAGGTTCTTGTGGCGGACGCGGCCGATCGCCTCCACCTCCACCGTGAACTCCCTCTCCGCCTGCCCCCTGCGCCGGCCAGCGACATGCGCCAAGAAACACAAAGGCAAACATGTCACGGAGCTAGCCACGCACATGCGCTCTGGTCTGCTCTGTTGGCACGCACGCACCTGTTGTTGAGGAGGTTCTTGACGGCGACCTGGCGGCCGTCGGCGAAGACGCCGAGGTAGACGATGCCGTAGCCGCCCTCGCCGACGACGCGGTCGGGGGCGAAGCCGGCGGTGGCCTCGTCCAGCTCGCGGAGCGTGTACCAGTGGCCCCACCCGAGGTGCGACACCTCGGGCCCGGGGCCCGCCCCCACGGACGACGCCGACGCCGGGTCGGACTGCACGGACCCGGCCTCCGCGTCCGCGCACGCCGCCACCATGCGCCGGTCCTTGCCGGCCTCGATGTGCACGCGCTGCGACCCGTGCGCCACGCTGCCGCACAGCGAGTCGCCGCCGTCCTTGCCGCCGCCGTCCTTGAGGTACGCGGCGCCCATCTCGAGGTAGTGGCGGAGGGAGCCCACGTGGACGGCCACCTCCTGGATCTCCTTGGACACCGGCGGGATGGTCGCGGGCGACAGCGGCGCCGGCGCCGCCTTCCCCTTGGGTCGGCGCCGCCGCGCGGCCACCGCGAGGTGGACGGAGACGAGCGCGAGGAGGAGCAGGAAGGCGGCGCCGACGGCGAGGCCGACGAGCACCCACAGGCGCAGCCCCAGCACCGGCGTCCTGCGCGACAGCTCGTTGgtcagcagcggcggcggcgacgccaCTGCGCGCGCGCTCCGTTCACGCCCGGCCATCTCCGCTCACGCCCGCGCTACACCCCGTCCCCTGCCAAGCTACACCCTCCTATGGCAGCCACCTCCACTAGCAGCAATGCCGGCGCTGCCGCTGCCGGTGCGACGCAGCATATAGCGGGAGGCCGCGAGCACCGAGTGTGAGCGAGTGAGACTGAGAGCACGACGAGCGGGGGCGAGAGTGTAGGTAGctcgggtcggggtcggggtcggggtggaCCGTGGGCGGTTTCGGTGGGCCCGGGGGGGCGCTGGGCACGGAAGGTTGTCCGTTTCTGCGCGACGGGGCCCGCTGGCAGCTGAAGCGTCGGTTAATCTGACACGGAGCTTGGTGCGGTGGTGTAACAAAAGGTCGCAAGTCAGAGGCGAAGGGATCTGGGAGTAAATAAAGTCGTGATCAACGCCTGCGATCCGGCTGCTGCGTACAGTAGCCTCTGTCTTGTCTGTACTCCTACGTCTCCTCGGCGTTATTATCTCTCTGTGGGGTGTGTACTCGACGGACACATGCGTTTCACCGTCGGTGTCCCCGGCTCGATCCGGACCGTCGGTTGAGGAGATCGGGTGGGTGGCAAGGGGCTTGGGGGCGTCGTGCCGCCCCGAGTACAAATTACAAAACCAGAAGCAGGGCAGTTGTTGAGGGGAATCTCTGGAGGCCCTGCTTGGCTGCATGCCTAGCTTAGGGAAAGTGTTCACTGCTTGCTTGGGTAGGGAGAAAAATGCCTCTGGTGTTTCCCATTAGCAAATGGTTTCATTTCACTGCGGTAGCACCAAAAGTTTCACCTGTTCACCTCCTCCTTTTCTCTTCCTTCAAAAAAGGAACTGGCCGTGACAGCAGCATCGCAGAAATTTAGCATCTTTCTAAGCTAGGAGTACTCTGCTTGTCGTTCGTCCTCTTCTGCTCCACTCTCATCTCTGCATTTCCCCTCCGGGAGGGTGTAATTAAGTCCAGTGCTGATAATCTACAGTAAGTATTCCGCTGCCGACCAATTGAATGTGTTTTCCCGTCCAATACGGTAAACAAAGCAAAAGTCAAATAGAGGCATTAAGACAAGAGGACAAGCTACAGTTGTCGCACAGAGTTGACGCCCCCAGTTCAAAATGGCAGTTCGTGGCACTCCCACGGTCCCTCTTCCTGAGAAGTACTAcagagtcatctattttggaacgaaAGAAGTAAAACATATCGCCAAGCATCGGCTGTGTTTACATACAATTTGCTACGTATTTAATCCACCAATAGGGAACGTGTGTGTGTGCGCACGTGACGGTGCAATGCACCGAGTAATAGCAATGGAGAACAGTTGGTGCCCTTTGTCCCATAGCCTTTTTTCTATACATACATGGAATAACCCTTTTTCCCACGCTGCAAATCATTGAGAGGCCAAAGAATAGGGAAAAAAGTACAGAcgccctccattttctactcaTCTTATCCCCTTTTCGCCCTCGCAAAAGGGAAGAGCCCCGACCATCCATCCATGCGCCAGCCAGCAAAGCGCGACGCCGCGGCTACCGACACTTCTGCCAAGGCCAAGTGAGATGAGTCACTCTGGAGGCCCGCCCGAGGTGCCCGGCTTCTTTCTGGCGTGCCATATATGCGTGACCCCTCAACCGAACCCCTCACGCATCAGCCTACTCCTGGCCTGAATGGAGGTCGCGTATGTGCTGACAAGATTCACAAGAGTTTGCAGACGACGGAGATGGGAGGCTGGCCAGCAACGAGCGGCGGCATTTGCGCAGAGCGGTCGGTTTCCAGCCTAGGCTGCGTGGGCCGGTCGACTCGATCGACGCGTCTCTTCTCGGAGGCATCCGGCGTTGTTCCGGGCACAGATAAACTGAAATGCGTGTCGCCCCCTTCCCTACCCGGCCCAACCCAACGTGGACTGCAAAAAATGTTGTTGGCTACGTAGGCATGCAGTTAGCTGAGCTTGCAGAATGAATATGTATGCATGTATCACGATTCACGATCCCTGCATGCATTTATCACCAACGTACTAGTAGGACCTTTGATCAACTGATTGATTAGATTACGGTTTTCCGTCCTTTTCGCGGCTGCAATGCAAAAGCTACGCGCGCAATCGAACCGCGACGCGCGTGCAGTCGCTGTTACTAACATGCAGGCGCGATAGATCTACGAGACGAGCGGCAGTGGCAGGAGGAGCACCAAAGATGCCGAGTAATTATGAGCAGAGGACTCACTGGACCGATCGTCTCTAGCGTCTACTTTAGTGCAACTGTGCAAGCATGCAAGCAACATGGAGCACTGCGCAGTTGGCACTTGGAAGCAGCAGCAGCCGGGCCAAAAGCGGGGAGCTGGCATGATAGGCTAGCTAGGGCTCAGCAATCGATCGATCGGCCCCCGGTTGCTTCAGGACTGCCAGTACTGCACTCCACTGGTACTCCATTGCCACTTGTCTACAGTGCAACACAGCCTAGCTGATCTGCCCTGAAGATGCCGCTCGTTTGCCATCTCTGGAAATCCGCAACCGATTAAAGATTGTTCCGTTTGCAGCTCAGGGTTTCTCCGGAGGAGTTTTGGTGATCTGCTAGCCCCAGCAGCATACTAGATTAGATCCACTGCATGAACATGTGGTACGGCCATCCAGCCAGGTACATTGCTTGGCATGAACGGCAGATGTCAACTGTTTCTTCTCTCCATCATCAAGCCGATGATGATCCGGGCCTCATGACCTAcagcaggcaggcaggcaggcctTCAATCCGTGCCCCACTGCGCTGCAGCCGCTTAATTTGCTCATGGATTTAGTTATGACGGTCCGACCCGCGGTGGTGCCGCCACTTACCGGCGATCCCGCTCGCTCTTACGTTAACGGCGAGGCACCAAGGCGCAAGTGGAGTATCGGCCGAAGCTTCTTTCTGCTCGTCGATTTGTACGTACGCTGCCAATTTATCGGGCTGCTCCCCTCCCCCGGACCCCCCCACGGGGTAGGTGGCGTGGGTGTATGCTCCGATTTGCTTCGCTTTCTTGGCCAGGCCACGGTCGACCGATCGCGGCTGCGTACGTCCGATGGAATTGATGCTGCGGATACGGGTCGCTCTCACGCCGCCCTGTCCCTCTGTTCTCTTCTCCCCTGCCCTTTCCTGCCGAGCAATCTTTCTCTCGATAGAGGCCTGCGCGGCGCACTGTGCGTGCGTGACAACGGCATTATTGGTCTGCTAACCGGATCCACCCGTCGCGGCGCGCTGGATGGATCGAAGGTACTTGGCCGCGCTAATCAACTCGCTGTCTTCAGAGAGCGTGATGAGACGATGAACAGTGGCGCGGAGGAATGCCCCTGGTTGCTTCCGGCGCTGTCCAACGTTGGAAACGCCGGCGAGTAGGTGTACGCACATGTCCGGCCGCGTCTCTGCAGCGAGTTAAAACCGGCGAGGAAATGTAGGTGGTCTGTCGGGGGGCGTTGGCACTTGGCGCCGGCATTGATGGTGGTGGCATTGACCGCGGGCGTGGGGGTGATCGCCGTCCTTGTCGTCGCCGTGGCCGTCTTCAATTCATCTCATCATTCCTTCCATTCTCCGCGGGCTGCGCGGCCGGGCTGGGCGCAATGGCTCGTGTGGAGGCGGGATCACGGCGAGGGGCGGAACCGGCCGGCCGGCGCACGAGGCTGCCTGCGCTGCGCGCTGGCTCCCACTTTGTCGATGTCAAATAGCTGCACAATGATTAGAACACTCACTCACTGGTGTGGTGGCAGCCAAGTGCGATGGCAGCGCTCGCGCGGCGGAGCACCGGCGAGCGACAATAGTTGTTGGGCCGGACTGGAAAAAGACAAAGCCCAGATTGTTGGGATTGGGTTGGGCTGGCGCATTTTGGAGATTAGTACTGGGCTTGCTGTCCTGGGTGCTGCCGTGGCTTTCCGAGTCTGGTCGCACCGTCGTGCGTGCGTCTCCCGGCGAACTTGACGAGGGCTCTGACCCCAACGACGGCCGACGCATATCCCTCCCGTTTCAAGCCGCCTCACTCCTGTCACTGGGTGAATCGCGGACGGCTTCATCGGACTTGATCGGGGTGGGCTAGGGTTTCTTCATGGCCGTCGCCCGTGGTAGTTTCTATCTTCAGACCAGATGGTTGCTAGATAAAAACAGGATCATCAAGAAGCCAAACAGAGATCGGGACTTATTTCCTGTTGCTTAATTCGCTAATtcgttgctttatttataaagcggggcgaaagccttttttgGTTAATTCGCTAATTCGACCGGTCAAATGGGCACAAATGACCCCGATGTGAAACCAAGGCTGCGAGCCTGGAGCAACGTACGA
Coding sequences within it:
- the LOC125519662 gene encoding probable serine/threonine-protein kinase At1g01540 codes for the protein MAGRERSARAVASPPPLLTNELSRRTPVLGLRLWVLVGLAVGAAFLLLLALVSVHLAVAARRRRPKGKAAPAPLSPATIPPVSKEIQEVAVHVGSLRHYLEMGAAYLKDGGGKDGGDSLCGSVAHGSQRVHIEAGKDRRMVAACADAEAGSVQSDPASASSVGAGPGPEVSHLGWGHWYTLRELDEATAGFAPDRVVGEGGYGIVYLGVFADGRQVAVKNLLNNRGQAEREFTVEVEAIGRVRHKNLVRLLGYCVEGAHRILVYEYVDNGNLEQWLHGDVGPVSPLSWDARMDIVLGTAKGITYLHEGLEPKVVHRDIKSSNILLDKRWSSKVSDFGLAKLLGSDSNYVTTRVMGTFGYVAPEYASTGMLNERSDVYSFGVLIMEIISGRCPVDYARPPTEVNLVEWLKKMVSNRDYEAVLDPKLPEKPSSKALKKALLVALRCVDPDSQKRPKMGHAIHMLEVDDFPYREDRRTLRPCQGSPLEKSRKPVTESGHSSCYDGNSSTAATTPSRFQ